One genomic region from Dehalobacter restrictus DSM 9455 encodes:
- a CDS encoding AbrB/MazE/SpoVT family DNA-binding domain-containing protein has protein sequence MEISRISSKGQVTIPKPIRDLLKLNEGDRIAFLEDNGKVVITKASLIALRELQDALSTEAQEKGITEQDLLNELEVVREEMWNERKK, from the coding sequence ATGGAAATATCAAGAATTAGCTCAAAAGGACAAGTCACGATTCCGAAGCCTATTCGGGACCTATTAAAATTAAACGAAGGTGATAGAATCGCTTTCCTGGAAGACAACGGTAAAGTTGTAATTACCAAGGCCAGTCTAATTGCCTTACGTGAATTACAAGATGCCCTTAGTACAGAAGCACAAGAGAAAGGCATTACCGAACAAGACCTTCTTAATGAACTGGAAGTAGTCCGGGAGGAAATGTGGAATGAGCGGAAAAAATAA
- a CDS encoding histidine phosphatase family protein, giving the protein MNKFLYLIRHAKTEGNLRSRYIGITDEPLSEQGIFELREHIAAGRYTAVEHVFVSPMLRCLQTKELIYPDVPYSIIPELAECSFGIFENKSYEQLKDLAEYQSWIDSGGKQQIPGGEQPEVFRSRCLDGFSRVIQKVDEAGIEQAALIIHGGTIMMLLEAFSPEIFDFYHWQIKNGEGYQMTIDPGLWAEKRKLAAISKI; this is encoded by the coding sequence ATGAATAAGTTCCTTTACCTGATCCGGCATGCCAAGACTGAGGGCAATTTGAGAAGCAGGTATATCGGAATTACGGATGAGCCTTTATCTGAACAGGGGATCTTCGAACTCCGCGAGCATATTGCTGCCGGCCGCTATACGGCGGTTGAACATGTCTTTGTCAGTCCGATGCTCCGCTGCCTTCAGACCAAGGAGCTGATTTATCCGGATGTCCCTTACAGTATAATTCCTGAACTTGCGGAATGCAGCTTCGGTATATTTGAGAACAAATCGTATGAACAACTGAAGGACCTTGCCGAGTACCAAAGCTGGATTGACAGTGGCGGAAAACAGCAAATCCCGGGCGGAGAACAGCCGGAAGTGTTCAGGTCACGCTGCCTGGACGGTTTTAGCCGGGTTATTCAGAAAGTAGATGAAGCCGGAATTGAACAGGCCGCACTGATTATTCACGGCGGTACGATCATGATGCTGCTTGAGGCATTTTCTCCGGAAATATTTGATTTTTACCATTGGCAAATAAAAAACGGCGAAGGCTATCAGATGACCATCGATCCGGGTTTATGGGCCGAAAAGAGAAAGCTAGCGGCGATATCTAAGATTTAG
- a CDS encoding putative toxin-antitoxin system toxin component, PIN family, with protein MSGKNNALRVFVDSNILISAVLSESSIASKLLTLLIEQHHLIICSYSITEISEVIERKFPKIIRKWDKFLTTLEFEIAYTPSDLSTVTVPYIRDPKDLPILVSAIVAQPDIVVTGDLDFHTPEIQELFTIMMPIDFLRAFSGEFNH; from the coding sequence ATGAGCGGAAAAAATAATGCCTTACGCGTATTTGTTGATTCAAATATCCTGATATCTGCTGTCTTATCAGAATCATCAATTGCCAGTAAACTTTTAACTCTACTTATTGAACAACACCACTTGATTATTTGTAGTTACTCGATTACGGAAATTTCAGAAGTCATTGAACGCAAATTCCCAAAGATAATCCGTAAATGGGATAAATTTCTTACAACACTTGAATTCGAGATAGCTTATACTCCCTCAGATCTTTCCACGGTAACAGTTCCATATATACGAGATCCAAAAGATTTACCTATTTTAGTTTCTGCTATAGTAGCCCAGCCGGATATCGTAGTTACCGGTGATTTGGATTTCCACACGCCAGAAATTCAGGAGCTTTTTACCATAATGATGCCAATTGATTTCTTGAGGGCTTTCTCTGGTGAATTTAATCATTAA
- a CDS encoding bifunctional adenosylcobinamide kinase/adenosylcobinamide-phosphate guanylyltransferase, translating to MLALVSGGVASGKSEIAENLAVSLNKGKMAYIATMAASDEECCSRVVKHRRMRDGKGFDTFEFSYGLFDKIPVLSGCHTALLECMGNLIANEMYLQERSPQDTIDCIINDIRLLSVTVPNTVIVTSTIFEDFKTYDDFTAGYIRVLAEINSAIAAAADVVIESVCAIPLIHKGMKELSGYENLV from the coding sequence ATGTTGGCTTTGGTCAGCGGAGGCGTTGCCAGCGGAAAGTCTGAAATAGCAGAAAACTTAGCTGTCAGTTTGAATAAAGGAAAAATGGCCTATATTGCAACAATGGCTGCCTCAGATGAAGAGTGCTGCAGCCGGGTGGTCAAGCACCGTCGAATGCGGGACGGCAAAGGGTTCGATACCTTTGAGTTTTCTTACGGACTTTTCGATAAGATCCCTGTTCTCAGCGGCTGCCATACCGCTTTACTCGAGTGCATGGGCAACCTGATTGCCAACGAAATGTATCTGCAGGAGCGCAGCCCGCAGGATACCATTGACTGCATCATCAATGATATCCGGTTGCTATCGGTGACCGTACCGAACACCGTTATCGTAACCAGTACGATATTTGAGGATTTCAAAACCTATGATGATTTTACAGCCGGCTATATCCGTGTACTGGCTGAAATAAATTCAGCAATTGCCGCTGCTGCAGATGTAGTGATTGAATCAGTCTGCGCAATCCCGCTTATCCATAAAGGAATGAAGGAGCTTTCCGGTTATGAAAATCTTGTTTGA
- a CDS encoding ABC transporter ATP-binding protein, whose protein sequence is MSYSLPTDIISARNLTKRFGDFTAVNAISFTVRQGECFGLLGPNGAGKTSLARMVFGLSPRTEGRLTVFNQDISDHSREIKARLGVVAQEDNLDPELTVLENLLVYASYYRLPRSIARERAFEILDFMDLRSKANAVVDELSGGMKRRLTIGRALINRPELLILDEPTTGLDPYARHMVWQRLRQLKESGTTVLLTTHYLEEASHLCDRLIIINQGKILEQGVPEDLIDKHVGQYALELGVSPDMQNKLLHWSSEWLKSFQQIGDDLVLYSDNGPAMADDLNQRIAGEHLPVSYQRLRPTNLEDVFLKLTGETLHGVRGGFEKSYEER, encoded by the coding sequence ATGTCTTATTCTCTTCCAACCGATATCATTTCAGCCAGAAACCTGACCAAACGATTCGGAGATTTCACTGCCGTTAATGCAATCTCTTTTACTGTCCGGCAGGGAGAGTGTTTTGGACTTCTTGGTCCAAACGGCGCCGGCAAAACGTCCCTGGCCAGAATGGTCTTTGGCTTGTCACCCAGAACTGAGGGCCGCCTGACTGTTTTTAATCAGGATATTTCGGATCATTCCCGGGAAATTAAAGCACGTCTCGGTGTTGTTGCCCAGGAAGACAACCTTGACCCGGAACTGACGGTTCTGGAAAACCTGCTGGTCTACGCCTCCTATTACCGTCTGCCGCGTAGTATAGCCAGGGAACGGGCTTTTGAAATCCTGGACTTTATGGATCTTCGAAGTAAAGCCAATGCGGTCGTCGACGAGCTGTCCGGCGGCATGAAACGACGTCTGACAATTGGACGAGCGCTGATCAACCGTCCGGAGCTATTGATTCTCGATGAGCCAACCACCGGGCTTGATCCGTACGCCCGCCATATGGTCTGGCAGCGTCTGCGGCAGTTAAAAGAAAGCGGTACGACCGTGCTGCTGACAACGCACTATCTTGAAGAAGCCAGTCATCTCTGCGACCGACTGATCATCATCAATCAGGGCAAAATCCTCGAGCAAGGTGTACCGGAAGATCTTATTGATAAGCATGTCGGGCAATATGCGCTGGAACTCGGGGTAAGTCCGGATATGCAAAATAAGCTCCTGCACTGGAGCTCTGAGTGGCTGAAATCTTTTCAACAAATTGGTGATGATCTGGTCCTCTATTCTGATAACGGACCAGCCATGGCTGACGACCTGAATCAAAGAATTGCCGGTGAACACCTTCCTGTCAGCTATCAGCGCCTGAGACCGACGAATCTTGAAGATGTTTTTCTGAAACTGACCGGCGAAACGCTTCATGGTGTCCGTGGCGGGTTTGAGAAATCATATGAAGAGCGCTGA
- a CDS encoding RHS repeat-associated core domain-containing protein, protein MTSQTGTVDNPFTYAGYYYDKESGLYYLNARMYDPSIARLEYWLTAMANDLKKV, encoded by the coding sequence ATTACTTCGCAGACAGGGACAGTCGATAACCCGTTTACCTATGCCGGCTACTATTATGATAAAGAATCCGGCCTGTACTACCTGAATGCCAGAATGTATGACCCTTCAATAGCAAGGTTAGAGTATTGGCTTACCGCCATGGCCAATGATTTGAAAAAGGTTTGA
- the cbiB gene encoding adenosylcobinamide-phosphate synthase CbiB → MITLYALITGYILDLIFGDPSWLPHPVRWIGSLIAAGDKYLHRISCKTDRSQYWCGVLLTAFIVTITFLVPLGLLYLLKSISPLLGFIAEALMCYQILATKSLKAESMKVYDALQKNDIMKARYQLSWIVGRDTENLNSSQVAKGAVETVAENLSDGVIAPMIFILVGGAPLGFLYKAVNTLDSMIGYKNDKYLYFGRFAAKLDDVVNYLPARISAYLMLLTVFLTRYDFKNAFRIYRRDRHNHTSPNSAHTEAVCAGALNVQLAGSNYYFGKQVVKPTIGDPIREIEAEDIRRANKLMVATSLVGLILGSAVRALIVQFG, encoded by the coding sequence ATGATTACACTTTATGCTTTAATTACAGGTTATATTTTGGATTTAATTTTTGGTGATCCTTCCTGGCTGCCTCATCCGGTTCGCTGGATCGGTTCGCTGATTGCCGCAGGAGACAAATACCTGCACCGGATCAGTTGCAAGACGGATCGAAGCCAGTATTGGTGCGGGGTACTGCTGACTGCTTTCATTGTCACGATAACATTTCTCGTGCCGTTAGGCCTGCTGTATTTGCTTAAAAGCATCAGTCCACTGCTAGGGTTTATTGCCGAGGCCTTAATGTGTTATCAGATTCTGGCTACGAAGTCGCTGAAAGCTGAGAGCATGAAGGTATATGATGCTCTGCAGAAGAACGATATTATGAAAGCGCGTTATCAATTATCGTGGATTGTCGGACGGGACACGGAGAACCTGAACAGCTCCCAGGTAGCGAAAGGCGCTGTGGAAACCGTGGCTGAAAATCTTTCCGACGGCGTCATCGCCCCGATGATTTTCATTCTGGTTGGCGGAGCCCCTTTGGGCTTTTTGTATAAAGCGGTCAATACCCTGGACTCGATGATTGGCTATAAAAATGACAAATATCTTTATTTTGGCCGTTTTGCTGCCAAACTGGATGATGTCGTAAATTATCTGCCAGCTAGAATTTCTGCCTATTTGATGCTCCTGACGGTTTTTCTGACCCGTTATGATTTTAAAAACGCTTTTAGAATCTACCGGCGTGACCGTCACAATCATACCAGTCCGAATTCCGCCCACACTGAAGCCGTCTGTGCCGGAGCCCTAAATGTTCAGCTCGCCGGAAGCAACTATTACTTCGGCAAGCAGGTGGTCAAGCCAACGATCGGTGACCCGATCCGGGAGATCGAGGCTGAAGACATCCGCCGCGCCAACAAACTGATGGTTGCGACGTCGCTTGTCGGACTGATTCTTGGGTCCGCTGTCAGAGCGCTTATCGTGCAATTTGGCTGA
- a CDS encoding ion transporter: MVKESHRDKTEKVKTGENNKNLSLKDRLFTIVFENDTHAGRSFDIALLWLILLSILVVCLESLPNLNQDYRTILSGAEWVITLLFTIEYIIRIWVVRNKLRYLKSFFGVTDLLAILPTYLSIFIAGSQFALIFRVFRLLRIFRILKLGRYVGESYSLINALKASRYKIIVFLQAVLVVVVIVGTMMYLIEGETSGFDSIPASIYWAIVTLTTVGFGDITPVTPLGRIVASMLMLLGYGIIAVPTGIVSAELAKNRNIKASTRTCPNCRLVIQDEGDNYCKNCGLQLEKKENNKV; the protein is encoded by the coding sequence ATGGTAAAAGAATCGCATAGAGACAAGACAGAAAAAGTGAAGACTGGGGAAAATAATAAAAATCTTTCGCTCAAAGACAGATTATTTACGATCGTATTCGAGAACGATACCCATGCGGGGAGGTCTTTTGATATTGCGCTGCTCTGGCTGATCCTGCTGAGTATTCTCGTTGTCTGTTTGGAGTCGCTGCCCAATTTGAATCAGGATTACCGCACAATTCTCTCTGGTGCGGAATGGGTGATCACGCTTCTCTTTACAATTGAATATATCATCAGAATCTGGGTCGTAAGAAATAAACTAAGATATCTGAAAAGTTTCTTTGGCGTAACCGATTTACTGGCAATCTTGCCAACGTATCTGAGTATCTTTATCGCCGGTAGTCAGTTTGCTTTGATTTTTAGGGTCTTTCGTCTACTGAGGATCTTTCGGATCTTAAAGCTCGGCCGGTACGTCGGTGAATCATATTCGCTGATCAATGCGCTGAAGGCCAGCCGCTATAAAATTATTGTCTTTCTGCAGGCGGTCCTCGTTGTGGTTGTAATCGTTGGGACAATGATGTATTTAATCGAAGGGGAAACCAGCGGATTTGACAGTATTCCGGCCTCAATCTACTGGGCGATTGTGACCCTTACGACCGTCGGATTTGGCGACATTACACCGGTCACACCTTTGGGAAGGATTGTTGCCTCCATGCTGATGCTTCTTGGTTATGGCATAATTGCCGTACCTACTGGCATTGTCTCAGCAGAGCTAGCAAAAAACAGAAACATAAAAGCATCTACACGAACTTGTCCGAACTGCCGCCTAGTTATTCAGGACGAAGGGGACAACTACTGCAAAAATTGCGGCCTTCAACTAGAAAAAAAAGAAAACAATAAAGTATAA
- the cobS gene encoding adenosylcobinamide-GDP ribazoletransferase, which yields MKILFESFVAAFSMYSKIPMPQIDWNEKNMRYSFIFFPVVGAVIAFILDLLFLVFQYFELSSVFFAAAAVFINVMITGGIHLDGYCDTTDALNSYKDQEEKLRILKDPNVGAFAVIYTSAVLLLQFAAWYETYLTPDFFFLVLVSFILSRSMAALAVISFPCVRNTGLASIFAGYASKKTVRTIICLIALSCVAAMLYVSVIVGSIAVLFIVLSFYLFYLMAQKYFGGITGDLAGFYIVVSETGILLISAIAGGVML from the coding sequence ATGAAAATCTTGTTTGAATCGTTTGTTGCAGCCTTTTCGATGTATTCTAAGATTCCGATGCCTCAAATCGACTGGAACGAGAAGAATATGCGTTATTCTTTTATCTTCTTTCCTGTGGTCGGGGCTGTCATTGCCTTTATTCTTGATCTTTTGTTTCTAGTGTTCCAATATTTCGAGCTCAGTTCAGTCTTCTTTGCTGCTGCAGCTGTGTTTATTAACGTCATGATTACTGGCGGAATTCACCTCGACGGTTATTGCGACACGACGGATGCTTTAAATTCCTATAAGGATCAAGAGGAAAAGCTTCGAATCCTTAAGGATCCCAATGTTGGAGCCTTTGCAGTCATCTATACGTCAGCTGTCCTGCTGCTGCAGTTTGCGGCGTGGTACGAGACGTATCTGACACCGGACTTTTTCTTTCTCGTTCTTGTTTCGTTTATTCTGTCACGTTCAATGGCTGCTTTAGCGGTTATTTCCTTTCCGTGTGTCAGAAATACAGGACTTGCTTCAATCTTTGCAGGTTATGCCTCGAAGAAAACGGTAAGAACCATCATTTGCTTGATTGCTTTATCATGTGTTGCGGCAATGCTGTACGTGAGTGTGATTGTCGGAAGCATTGCAGTTCTATTTATTGTGCTGTCCTTTTACTTATTTTACCTGATGGCCCAAAAGTATTTTGGGGGTATAACCGGTGATCTGGCAGGCTTTTATATTGTGGTAAGTGAAACAGGAATACTCCTAATTTCAGCAATAGCAGGAGGCGTTATGCTATGA
- a CDS encoding ABC transporter permease, giving the protein MKIVKPDLNPILTFKVFLRNLKVFGKTWKANLMFNFLEPLLYLWAMGFGLGVYITQINGLSYLDFLAPGLIASSAMFAVTYEMTYNSYTRMSQEKIFHSMVVTPVSMDDIVLGEILYGTFKGVLYGAVFFIVVALFGIVHSLYALLIFVPLILMSVIFSNLSLIWTSLAPNYDSFGYFFTLLISPMFLFAGIFFPIESLPAAIRFLPWLTPLYHAVETVRPLVLGQVTPAITGHIIWLLAVTLLTLPFPLVMVKKKLIQ; this is encoded by the coding sequence ATGAAAATAGTTAAACCTGATCTTAATCCAATACTGACTTTCAAGGTATTTCTGCGGAATCTGAAAGTTTTCGGCAAAACCTGGAAAGCCAATTTGATGTTTAATTTTCTGGAGCCGCTGCTTTATCTCTGGGCCATGGGCTTTGGTCTGGGCGTTTATATTACGCAGATCAACGGGCTTTCCTACCTTGATTTTCTGGCTCCGGGGCTGATCGCATCTTCAGCGATGTTTGCTGTGACTTATGAAATGACCTACAACAGCTATACCCGGATGTCCCAGGAGAAAATATTTCACAGCATGGTTGTTACGCCGGTAAGCATGGACGACATCGTCCTCGGCGAAATCCTGTATGGCACATTCAAAGGCGTTCTTTACGGTGCGGTTTTCTTTATTGTCGTCGCTTTGTTCGGCATTGTCCACTCCCTGTATGCCCTGCTCATCTTTGTCCCACTGATCCTCATGTCCGTCATTTTCTCCAATCTCTCTTTAATTTGGACGAGTCTCGCTCCCAATTATGACTCTTTCGGCTATTTCTTCACGCTGCTGATTTCTCCAATGTTCCTGTTTGCCGGGATCTTTTTCCCGATTGAAAGTCTGCCCGCCGCCATTCGTTTTCTTCCGTGGCTGACGCCGCTGTACCATGCCGTTGAAACGGTGCGTCCACTGGTCCTGGGACAGGTTACTCCGGCAATCACCGGCCATATCATCTGGCTCTTAGCCGTTACGCTGCTGACGCTGCCTTTCCCGCTGGTCATGGTTAAAAAGAAGCTTATTCAATAA
- a CDS encoding cobyrinate a,c-diamide synthase, with protein sequence MKAVIPRIMFAAAGSSSGKTTITCAVLQALLEQGVNPAAFKCGPDYIDPMFHTEVIGTKSRNLDLFMLSEEVCRYLLVKNSEQSQIAVLEGVMGYYDGLGIGSTVASSYHLAAVTQTPVILIANCAGSAISIAALIQGFCHFRPDNGIKGVILNNLTPSLYPQYKEMIEKETDIQVVGYFPKLKECALESRHLGLITASEVEDLQQKMKLLAIQARESIDLKQLLRIAGRAAEIDYHEAAIEKISAVKIAVARDKAFCFYYQDSLDLLETLGAELQYFSPLDDQAVPECDGLILGGGYPELYTGQLARNTSMLASIRHVLSNNTPCIAECGGFMYLLERIADKDGKPYPMAGYLEGDAVLTDKLNRFGYITLTAQKDNLLCDKGGKINAHEFHYSDSTANGSNFTAVNSSGSKTWDCIHADENLVAGYPHLHLWGNPEFARSFIRKCGSFRTARMG encoded by the coding sequence ATGAAAGCAGTTATTCCACGTATTATGTTTGCGGCTGCAGGCAGCAGCAGCGGCAAGACCACAATTACTTGTGCGGTATTACAAGCCCTTCTGGAGCAAGGAGTTAATCCTGCTGCGTTTAAATGTGGGCCGGACTATATTGATCCGATGTTTCATACCGAAGTCATTGGGACAAAATCACGGAATCTGGATTTGTTTATGCTATCGGAAGAGGTATGCCGGTATTTGCTGGTCAAGAATTCCGAACAGTCGCAAATCGCTGTTTTAGAAGGAGTAATGGGTTATTATGACGGGCTAGGCATTGGCAGTACCGTGGCAAGTTCTTACCATTTGGCTGCAGTAACGCAAACGCCTGTTATCCTTATTGCCAATTGTGCCGGTTCAGCAATCTCAATTGCAGCCTTGATCCAAGGATTCTGCCATTTTAGACCGGACAACGGGATCAAGGGCGTTATTCTGAATAATCTTACACCTTCCCTATACCCGCAGTATAAGGAAATGATCGAAAAAGAGACGGATATCCAGGTGGTCGGTTACTTTCCGAAGCTCAAAGAATGCGCGCTGGAAAGCAGGCATCTTGGATTAATTACAGCATCGGAAGTGGAAGACCTGCAGCAAAAAATGAAATTACTGGCCATACAGGCCAGAGAATCCATCGATCTGAAACAGCTGCTGCGTATTGCAGGCAGGGCCGCGGAAATAGACTATCATGAGGCCGCGATCGAGAAAATCTCTGCTGTCAAAATCGCCGTAGCCAGAGATAAAGCCTTTTGTTTTTATTACCAGGACAGCCTCGACCTTTTGGAAACATTGGGAGCGGAACTGCAGTATTTTAGTCCGCTTGATGATCAAGCTGTACCGGAATGTGACGGACTGATTCTCGGCGGCGGTTATCCGGAATTATATACCGGACAGCTGGCCAGGAATACATCGATGCTGGCAAGCATCAGGCATGTTCTCTCCAATAATACTCCCTGTATAGCTGAGTGCGGCGGGTTCATGTATTTATTGGAACGTATTGCTGACAAGGACGGCAAACCTTATCCAATGGCAGGATATTTAGAAGGGGATGCTGTACTGACGGATAAACTGAACCGTTTCGGTTATATTACACTGACGGCGCAAAAGGACAACTTGCTGTGCGACAAAGGCGGCAAGATCAATGCGCATGAATTTCATTACTCTGATTCGACGGCCAACGGCAGCAATTTTACGGCAGTAAATTCATCCGGCAGCAAAACGTGGGACTGCATCCATGCCGATGAGAACCTCGTTGCCGGCTATCCCCACCTTCATCTCTGGGGGAATCCGGAGTTTGCCCGTTCGTTTATCCGGAAATGCGGTAGCTTTCGAACCGCTAGGATGGGTTAG
- a CDS encoding ABC-F family ATP-binding cassette domain-containing protein, with protein MSILTVKNLSHGFGDRAIFQNVSFRLLKGEHIGLIGANGEGKSTFMNIITRQLEPDEGQIEWSKRVRVGYLDQHTVLAKGATIRDVLKDAFQYLFALEAEMLAICDKMGDASSEELEVLLEDMGLIQETLNNNDFYIVDAKVEETARGLGLQDIGLDKDVDDLSGGQRTKVLLAKLLLEKPDILLLDEPTNYLDEQHIEWLKRYLLAYENAFILISHDMEFLNSVINLIYHMDNLQLNRYVGDYQNFQNSYETKRLQLEAAYKKQQQEISDLEDFVARNKARVSTRNMAMSRQKKLDKMDRIELAKDKPKPVFNFKEARTSGKLVFQTSDLVIGYNEPLSRPINISLERGQKVALTGANGIGKTTLLKSIIGEIPSLSGQAELGDYLFPGYFEQEIKDANYKTCIEEFWSDFPGYTQYEVRAALAKCGLTTKHIESKVLVLSGGEQAKVRLCKLINKETNFLLLDEPTNHLDVEAKQELKRALQTYKGSLLLICHEPDFYQDVVTEVWNCENWTTKVV; from the coding sequence ATGAGTATTCTGACTGTTAAAAACTTGAGCCACGGCTTTGGCGACCGAGCCATTTTTCAAAATGTATCTTTCCGCCTGCTGAAGGGCGAGCATATCGGCTTGATCGGGGCGAATGGCGAGGGGAAATCTACATTTATGAACATCATTACGCGCCAACTCGAGCCTGATGAAGGCCAGATTGAATGGTCTAAACGAGTCAGAGTCGGTTATCTTGACCAGCATACGGTTCTGGCCAAAGGAGCAACAATCCGCGATGTTCTTAAGGATGCTTTTCAGTATCTTTTTGCACTGGAAGCTGAGATGCTGGCGATTTGTGATAAAATGGGCGACGCTTCATCCGAGGAGCTGGAAGTTCTGCTCGAAGATATGGGCTTGATTCAGGAAACCTTGAACAACAATGATTTTTATATTGTCGATGCCAAGGTCGAGGAGACCGCCCGCGGCTTGGGCCTGCAGGATATCGGTCTCGATAAGGACGTAGATGACTTAAGCGGCGGTCAGAGGACCAAAGTGCTTTTGGCTAAACTTCTGCTGGAGAAGCCGGATATTCTGCTTTTGGATGAGCCGACAAACTATCTCGACGAACAGCACATTGAATGGCTGAAGCGCTACCTGCTAGCCTATGAGAATGCATTTATCCTGATCTCACACGACATGGAATTTTTAAACAGCGTCATCAATCTGATTTATCATATGGACAACCTGCAACTGAACCGTTATGTCGGAGACTATCAGAATTTCCAGAATTCCTACGAAACGAAAAGATTACAGCTCGAAGCGGCCTATAAAAAACAGCAGCAGGAAATCTCCGACCTGGAGGATTTTGTCGCGCGCAACAAGGCCAGAGTCTCTACCCGGAATATGGCGATGTCCCGCCAGAAAAAGCTCGATAAAATGGACCGGATCGAACTGGCCAAGGACAAACCCAAACCGGTATTCAACTTTAAAGAAGCCAGGACTTCCGGCAAGCTCGTGTTTCAAACCTCTGATCTGGTGATCGGCTATAACGAACCGCTCTCCCGTCCGATCAATATTTCCCTGGAACGCGGCCAGAAGGTTGCTTTGACCGGCGCCAACGGAATCGGCAAAACCACACTCTTAAAGAGCATTATCGGTGAAATTCCTTCCCTTTCAGGCCAGGCTGAACTTGGAGACTATCTCTTCCCCGGCTACTTTGAACAAGAAATCAAGGATGCAAATTATAAGACCTGTATCGAAGAATTCTGGTCGGACTTCCCCGGCTATACGCAGTACGAAGTGCGGGCAGCGCTGGCCAAATGCGGTTTAACGACGAAACATATCGAAAGCAAAGTCCTGGTCTTGAGTGGCGGTGAGCAGGCCAAAGTACGGCTCTGCAAGCTGATTAATAAAGAAACGAATTTTCTGCTGCTCGACGAGCCGACCAACCATCTCGATGTCGAAGCCAAGCAGGAGCTGAAACGGGCGCTTCAGACCTATAAAGGCAGCCTGCTTCTCATTTGCCATGAGCCTGATTTTTACCAGGATGTCGTTACGGAAGTTTGGAATTGTGAGAATTGGACGACCAAGGTCGTCTAA